Proteins from a genomic interval of Thermoanaerobacterium thermosaccharolyticum DSM 571:
- a CDS encoding septum formation initiator family protein codes for MVLEKRNYDYDLKPYYEENKSKKPRKNKKLKNLMLIVFVGFLSFTVLFRYALIYQKSVALSNMEAKVSEIEKLNQQLEVKIASMTDLQRIEDIAKNQLGMVEPEKGQIVYMSIGKTNEVAQKKTDDNNKNKTFFGRILGLLVR; via the coding sequence TTGGTATTAGAAAAGCGCAATTATGATTATGACCTAAAGCCGTATTATGAAGAGAATAAATCAAAGAAACCAAGAAAAAATAAGAAATTAAAAAACCTCATGTTAATAGTTTTTGTAGGTTTTTTAAGCTTTACTGTATTGTTTAGATATGCTTTAATTTATCAAAAATCTGTCGCTCTTAGCAATATGGAGGCGAAGGTCAGCGAAATAGAAAAATTAAACCAGCAGTTAGAAGTCAAAATTGCATCAATGACAGATTTACAGAGGATAGAAGATATTGCAAAAAATCAGCTGGGAATGGTAGAACCTGAAAAGGGGCAAATAGTCTACATGAGTATCGGTAAAACAAATGAAGTGGCTCAGAAAAAAACAGATGATAATAATAAAAATAAAACTTTCTTTGGGAGGATTTTAGGACTGCTGGTGAGATAG
- the rsmH gene encoding 16S rRNA (cytosine(1402)-N(4))-methyltransferase RsmH, which produces MEFKHESVLLNETIEYLKVKPDGVYVDGTLGGGGHSYEILRRLPRGRLIAIDRDMDALYAASVRLKDFNNVTYVHDNYKNIKNILKNIDIERIDGAILDLGVSSYQLDEVKRGFSYMHDAPLDMRMDKGSALTAEHVVNNYSEDDIARILFDYGEEKWAKRIAKFIVEERKKRSIKTTFQLVDIIKKAVPASKRRTGPHPAKRTFQAIRIEVNDELKGLDSAIDDFIDVMNPNGRIAIITFHSLEDRIVKNMYKKLENPCTCPKNLPCTCGKKPVIKIITKKPVTPNKEELKTNPRSRSAKLRVAEKLLF; this is translated from the coding sequence ATGGAATTTAAACATGAAAGCGTACTATTAAATGAAACAATTGAATATTTGAAAGTAAAACCTGATGGAGTTTATGTTGATGGGACTTTGGGTGGTGGAGGTCATTCTTACGAAATATTAAGACGCCTTCCAAGAGGAAGGTTAATTGCTATAGATAGAGATATGGATGCATTATATGCTGCTTCTGTGAGGCTTAAGGACTTCAACAATGTTACCTATGTTCATGACAATTATAAAAATATAAAAAATATTTTAAAAAATATTGACATAGAACGCATTGATGGTGCTATTTTAGACCTTGGTGTATCATCGTATCAATTAGATGAGGTAAAAAGGGGCTTTTCTTATATGCATGATGCCCCACTTGACATGAGAATGGATAAAGGAAGTGCTCTTACTGCTGAGCATGTTGTCAACAACTATTCTGAAGATGATATTGCAAGAATATTGTTTGACTACGGTGAGGAAAAATGGGCTAAAAGAATTGCAAAGTTTATTGTTGAAGAAAGAAAGAAAAGGTCTATTAAGACAACATTTCAACTGGTAGATATAATAAAAAAGGCTGTTCCAGCATCGAAAAGGAGGACAGGACCTCATCCTGCAAAAAGAACTTTTCAGGCTATAAGAATAGAAGTAAATGATGAGTTAAAGGGGCTTGATAGTGCAATAGATGATTTCATAGATGTTATGAATCCCAATGGTAGAATTGCTATTATAACATTTCATTCATTGGAAGATAGAATTGTAAAAAATATGTACAAAAAGTTAGAAAATCCTTGTACGTGTCCAAAAAACTTGCCATGTACCTGTGGTAAGAAACCAGTTATAAAGATTATTACAAAAAAACCTGTAACGCCAAATAAAGAAGAACTTAAGACTAATCCCAGATCTCGAAGTGCAAAGTTAAGAGTTGCCGAAAAACTGCTGTTCTAA
- the mraZ gene encoding division/cell wall cluster transcriptional repressor MraZ gives MLMGQYEHTIDQKGRVIIPAKFRDELGDKFVLTRGLDNCLFVYSLAEWSNIETKLKTLPLNRKDARAFTRFFLAGATECEIDKQGRVLIPNILREHAKIDKEVIIIGVSSRVEIWSKEVWLEYSNNVDVSFEDVAEHLDDLNI, from the coding sequence ATGCTTATGGGACAGTATGAACATACGATAGACCAGAAGGGAAGAGTTATCATACCAGCCAAGTTCAGAGATGAACTTGGTGATAAGTTTGTGCTGACAAGAGGGCTTGACAATTGCCTTTTTGTATACTCATTGGCAGAGTGGTCAAATATCGAAACTAAATTAAAAACACTACCACTTAATAGAAAGGATGCTAGGGCTTTTACAAGATTTTTTCTAGCAGGCGCCACTGAATGTGAAATAGACAAACAGGGAAGAGTATTAATACCAAACATTTTACGAGAACACGCCAAAATCGACAAAGAAGTTATAATAATAGGTGTTTCATCTAGAGTAGAAATCTGGAGCAAGGAAGTTTGGTTAGAGTATTCAAATAATGTTGACGTATCATTTGAGGATGTTGCGGAACATCTGGACGACTTAAACATTTAG